From the genome of Leishmania infantum JPCM5 genome chromosome 34, one region includes:
- a CDS encoding putative amastin-like surface protein → MFRDDTEGMYGNTPCITLWGFQFDCYSVSYDNRSDHFWGGCHGRRDRFRAAQAFAILSVVVYGTAFVLGLFAVCWCPFFRWVCLVLNIVGILTLCIVWASMVVTYYKDEGESCPQVGFFFAYGVGFALFLVAWCLDIINIFLLLPCEDQKFGESGNPKPSTRHGEEEMK, encoded by the coding sequence ATGTTCCGGGATGACACCGAGGGCATGTACGGCAACACTCCCTGTATCACCTTATGGGGGTTTCAGTTCGACTGCTATAGCGTTTCGTACGATAACAGGTCAGACCATTTCTGGGGAGGgtgccacggccgccgcgaccgcttCCGCGCTGCTCAGGCGTTTGCCATCCTCTCTGTTGTGGTGTACGGCACGGCGTTCGTCCTGGGCTTATTCGCAGTGTGCTGGTGTCCTTTCTTCCGCTGGGTGTGCCTGGTTCTCAACATCGTTGGTATCTTGACGTTGTGCATCGTCTGGGCGTCCATGGTGGTGACCTACTACAAGGATGAGGGTGAATCGTGCCCGCAAGTgggtttttttttcgcttatGGAGTCGGCTTTGCTCTCTTCTTGGTGGCCTGGTGCCTGGATATCATCAACATCTTTTTGCTGCTCCCGTGCGAGGATCAGAAGTTTGGCGAGAGTGGGAATCCGAAGCCCTCGACGCGgcacggagaggaggaaatGAAGTGA